CAGGCCCGTGACGTAGGTGCCGGTCGCCTGTTCGATGCACCGGTTCCGTGCCCGGCAGGCGCCCTGGGGGGTGTCGTTGCGCAGATAGGTGAAGCGGTCCGGATGGGTGCGGGCGTAGCTTTCGATCAGCTCGGGCGTGTCGTCGGTCGAGGCTTCGTCGCACACCAGGATTTCGATGTGCGGATACGTCTGCGCGAGCACGGAATCGATCGCCCGCCTGAGCAGCGCGGACCGGTTTCGGGTGGGGATGTATACGCTTACCAGCGCCATGGGTTCGCTCCGCCTAGGCTCGTCATGTCAGGCTCCCACCGGGTGCGCGTGTCGCTCGAGCAGGGCATGCCGATGCCGCCAGATCACCCAGCACAGGGGCGGCGTCGCCAGCACCAGGCGAAGCGCGCACGCCTTCCAGTCGTTGGCCGGATACAGCGCGACGGCCAGCATGAGGAAGGCGTAGGGAACGAGGCTCTCGACCGTCCACGAACCGAAGAACTCGCGCGGTGTGAGCCGGATGATCTTCGAGGAGAAGAAGTAATAGGACAGCACGGTGGACAGCACCTGGCTGACGGCGAGCGCCACCGCCATGATTTCCAGCGAGCGCGACATGGCGCCGAGCACGCTCACCGCCAGGGTGATGCCGCAGATCTTCAGGTTCCAGCCGAACTCGATGTCGGAGCGCCCCAGGCTCTGGCTGAGCGCGCCGATCAACGAACCGAGCGGACGGAGCATGCCGAACAGCAGCATGAGCGGAATCAGCTCCGCGACACCGGCGTAACGCTGTCCGTACAGAAGGGTCACCGCCAGCGGCGCGGCCACGGCAAGCATGATGAACACGCAGGCGCTGAAAATCGATACGCCGCGCAGGCCCAGCAGGTAAATGCGGCGCAGCGCCTCCGGGTCGCCCTGCAGGGTGGCCAGGCGGGGAAGCGCGAGGCGTTGGGCCACCGGCATGATCAACTTGGTGGGCTGCAGCACGAGCTCCTTCGCGAGCGAATACACGCCCAGCGAGGCCAGGCCGAGGAATTTGCCGAGGATGATCTGGTCGGCCTGGCTGCGCAGCTGGTTGATCACCTGCGAGCCCAGCTGGAAGGCACCGTAACGCAACGCTTCGCCGACGATGCCCCGGTCGTAGCGGCGTCCCGGATGCCAGTCGCGCTCGGCGGCCATGAGGAACAGGCCCAGGCGCACGAAGCTGTTCACGATCATCGCGTAGACGGCCGCCTCGATCGACGCGCCGAACACCAGCACCATGAGCAGCAAGGTGGCCAGGCCCGACAGGCGTCCGGCCACTTCGATGCGCGCCAGGCGCGGGATGCGGAACGCCTTGATGAGGCTGGCCTGGTACTGCGCCGCGAGGCCGAGCAGCACGAAGTTG
This window of the Luteibacter aegosomatis genome carries:
- a CDS encoding lipopolysaccharide biosynthesis protein — encoded protein: MTSVRRDALWTAGSTVVSAASQLLQIAVLAHHVDAHLLGALAIVNVVNAIATLLQDMGLSSYLIHRQDIDRAGRTSLFMISAGLGLLSAAVLFGASYAVAAFYGSDVLGGLLRLSTINFVLLGLAAQYQASLIKAFRIPRLARIEVAGRLSGLATLLLMVLVFGASIEAAVYAMIVNSFVRLGLFLMAAERDWHPGRRYDRGIVGEALRYGAFQLGSQVINQLRSQADQIILGKFLGLASLGVYSLAKELVLQPTKLIMPVAQRLALPRLATLQGDPEALRRIYLLGLRGVSIFSACVFIMLAVAAPLAVTLLYGQRYAGVAELIPLMLLFGMLRPLGSLIGALSQSLGRSDIEFGWNLKICGITLAVSVLGAMSRSLEIMAVALAVSQVLSTVLSYYFFSSKIIRLTPREFFGSWTVESLVPYAFLMLAVALYPANDWKACALRLVLATPPLCWVIWRHRHALLERHAHPVGA